From Gadus macrocephalus chromosome 16, ASM3116895v1:
TGAGGCTTGGTAGGAGCCAGAGATTTTGCCGGAGGAGAACCATCAGCGGTCGATGCAGCGGCCAAACTGGTTCCATAATGGCACAATGTAGTTGCTGATAAATACCccccaaaaaatgtaaatgcaattaacaaaataaacaaaaaaatcatTAAAAGTCCCAAAGCACCTCAAATAAGCATTTATAAAGTTTGAAACTGATAAATATGAGTTGAGATGAGAAAAAATGTAAGTGCAATATTTAATTTGCCGTTCCTACATGTCGGAACAGAGGACTATGGAAGAAACGTATGTTTGGAAAGGGTGGAGACCTGGCATATATAATTCTGAGGAACCTTCTATAATCAGCTGATACTTACATGGACCAATCAGAAGGGGGGGGAAATGAAACAAATGTAAGTCAGGACATGATGTGCCAATGACTAGTCTAAATTATTCTGCCGTTGTTTGAATTTCTCTGTTGTTGGTTTGAAATTAACTATGAAAGGGGTAATAATCTGAAGCCCCTTGCATAACCGTTTATAGCTTTTACAACTATGCCTTAGTCTAATGGATTGTGCACTAAACTGCAAATGAGACATCCAACAGCATGacatattacattatattataaagTGAAATACTACTTGATGATAAGTTTCAGCTTCCTCCTAAGGTTACCAATATAATTTGtcaaaatcaataaaataatttgTGCCAATTTTGCCAAAGAGATTTTGTGTACACGCCTGCCACGAATGTAAACAGTAGGTCTTCCTATTTTGTCCTTGTGATAAGACATTTTGTTGAGTATTTTAATTGTGATTCACTGTTATGTTAATGATCCGTACAGACCGATGCAGATCGGTCAGTTTTAGGTCAACTTTCAGGGAAGCCAAGAGATGTTATGATGGTTTATCATCCAGACCAGTATTGTCCATTAAGAATACTGCCTCCACCTTGTGGACATAATACAGTATACCCAGCATGAACAATTGCGACTGAATCAATGGCTGACTGCACAAACTCATACAGCTTATGCAAACCATATTTTGGTGTATGTTGTTGTGAAATTTTAATCCTACGGCCAAATATTAACAAGTCGGTTGACATTGGAAAGGCTTGGAATACAGTTACATCATTGgggatgaaaaaaacataactatATTATTCTTCTATTTTGTCATCTACAATGGGAGGTTTAAAAATTCAAACTATGACTTAAGTTGACAAAGGGGTGGATCTTGTGCCTTCTATAAATTTAGGTTGCTTTGGGCAGAGCACTTGTTGAAATAGGCCATAGGGAGAGTGACGAGATGACGGCCTTGCTAGTCAGatacattgtatgtttatgCTTAGTGATgttgctctctctttcattaTGTCCTGTCTCGTCCGTTTATTCTTCCTCTTGTCAGTTACAGGAACCGTTTAGTCTTAATGGCATGTATAAACAGGGAGACATTGTGCTGGGGGGTCTATTTGAGACCCATTATACCTCCATCTTCCCCAAATCCTTTTTCACCTCCAAACCACAGCAGCCCATCTGCCAGGGGTGAGAATAAGTATATGTTTAACTGTTATAATGATTGTCATTATGACAATAGGAATAAATTCCTATGATTTTAAAATGACTATGATTagaattatgattatgattttaGCTGTGAAGCATAATTATTATCAATATTGTGATTATTTTTAAATTGTTATTACTTTATGTGTTTTGTAATTATTGTTGCTGGTAGTTTTGACATTCAAGGGTTCAGGTATTCCCAGACCATGCTGTTTGCAATAGATGAGATCAACCGGAGCGACAGTCTTCTGCCCAACGTGACACTGGGATACAGACTCCATGATAACTGTGCCTCACTCGGAGTTGCCTTTCGAGCTGCCTTTTCATTGGCCAGTGGCAAGGAGGTGATGTTTGACCAGGCCGCAAGCTGTAGAGGAACCTACCCTGTGGTAGGGATTGTGGGTGACTCCATGTCCACTAATACTATTGCCATTTCCAGTGTTTTAGGTTTGTTCAAAATGCCCATGGTAAGTTTTCAAACTTTGCTCCAATCACATTACTATTTTGTTTTTCGATCATGTTATGAATATAAATGTGTTGTATTGTTGAAGTGAACACCTTATGTATGCCCTGTATGTTTTCGCAGGTGAGTTACTTTGCCACATGTTCCTGCCTCAGTGACAGGCAACGATTCCCATCTTTTTTTAGAACTATCCCAAGTGATGCGTTTCAGGTGaaccaaaagagagagagctttaAGTTGTCATAATTTAATAAATGATGATATTACACAGCGTTCTCATTATTTTGTCATGCATATGTAGAATCTTTATTGATTACTTTAACCCAACCAGGTGCGAGCTATGCTCCAGATTCTGAAGCGGTTTGGCTGGACCTGGATTGGCCTGCTGGTCAGTGATGATGACTATGGTCTCAATGTAGCCCGATCCTTCCAGTCAGAGCTGTCCCAGTCTGGTGAAGGCTGTCTGGCTTATCTAGAGGTTCTGCCGTGGGGAAACAACCCTGGTGAACTTCAAAGGATTGTTGGCATAATGAAGAAATCAACTTCCCGTGTGGTCATTGTTTTTGCACATGAGAATCACATGTTGAACCTCTTGGGAGAGGTTAGGACGCAATTCTTTATTGCCAGAAAAATGTACCTTACTTTGCTCTACCAACCACAATTAGCAACTATCCAATGACAATCatcataaaaaatacaaattagTTGGCATTGTGCCATAACCCCATATTACAGTTTACAAATGTTCAACAGTTGTTCTTAAAAACACAGCAGTGTAACTATCTAAAGAATAAGTTAACATTTTGATGATGAAtaatgaacaaaaacacaaaatttaGCTAAAAGAGTGTTAAGCAAAATACGTGTTGACACAATACATAGTTAGGCCTATCACACAGCGAAGAAGCTTTTATCTTTTACTCCTTCCAATACACAGGTGGTAAGGCAGAACGTTACAGGCCTCCAGTGGATGGCCAGTGAAGCCTGGACTGCCACCACTGTGCTCCAGATCCCCAGCTACATGCCTTTCCTTGCAGGCACTCTGGGCATTGCCATCCGCCGGGGAGAGATACCAGGACTTAGGGACTTCCTACTGAGAATACGCCCGGACAATGACACACTCAGCAGCAAGGACAATAACATagtgaatatatttattttactcaaaaaagaaaagtgttgtTATAATGTAATACATCACGTTATATTCTTTGGTGTGCTATTTTATATtgttaacaaaaaaatattaaaccAATAAACGCAAGGTTAGCCATAAAATTGTTTCCATAGGTTCATCATTTTATCATGTCATTATATTTCCAATAAACTGTTTACAATGTACATAACCCAGCCATTATGTTCAGTTATTTTTCCAAATAAACTAGGAGATCAACATGTTTCAATATTGAGCAATGAGTAGCACTCTTCAGTCCCTCAAATGACTAAACATGTTTCTTAGGTGCAGCAGTTTTGGGAGGAGACGTTCCAGTGTAGATTCCCGCCTTCACCACCCAAATGGACCGATGAAGGGGGGAGACTGTGCACAGGTCAGGAGAACCTGGCAACAGTAAAGACAGAGTTCCTGGATGTTTCAAACCTCAGGCCAGAATATAATGTGTACAAGGCGGTATATGCCATGGCACATGCCCTACATGACATGCTGAAGTGTGTTCCAGGGAGTGGACCTTTTGTCGGACAAACCTGTGCCAGTTTACAGAGACTAGAGCCATGGCAGGTTTGGTGAAATTTTGTGCCACTATGTAACCAGAGATTTCCCATCGTCAAAAAATtctttattcttatttttgttTACAATGATCTGAATCATAATCTAGTAACTGATTATtagtaataataaattaaaaacaatagTTTTTACACACATTTGAGCTGACCTTTTTTACAATTCCAAACTGGCACCAAAAGCTATAATTTGTATCTTTATAGTTCATAGTTTAACAATATAATTTGTGATTTATTTCCAGCTAGTTTATTACTTGGATAGGATCAACTTTACCACACCTTTTGGTGATCAAGTATCATTTGATGAGAATGGGGACGCATTACCGATCTATGATGTAATGAACTGGCTTTGGCTCCCAGACGGTAGCACATTCGTTCAGAATGTTGGTGTTGTCAAGGAGACCGCCGCCAAAGGTGGAGAAACCACACTCAAAGAAGACATCATATTCTGGAATTTCGTTCCCAAAAAGGTCTGGTCTGCCAAGCAAACTATTATCTATCTAACAACTGTTGAAATAGTCAAATTAAGGGCTTTCTAAATGAATTgtaaatgttatatttaatcTTCAGCCACCTCGATCAGTGTGTAGTGAGAGCTGTCCCCCAGGCACCCGCATGGCCAGGAGGAAGAATGAGCCTGACTGCTGCTTCGACTGCATCCCTTGTTCAGAAGGAGAAATTAGCAATATGACAGGTTGGTGTACCATGTAACATCTAATAATGTCATTGATCCTATGGGAAAATGTAACCTTTCTCCAGTTTACATTTATGCCGTATTTTTCATAGACTCAACAGAATGCCTGAGTTGTCCAGAAGACTTCTGGTCAAGCCCTCAGCGTGACGTTTGTGTGCCAAAAATTATAGAGTTCCTCTCCTACGATGACCCCTTGGGCATGTCCTTAACAACGGCCTCTTTGATAGGAACACTCAACTGTGCAATTGTGCTAGGAATCTTCACACATCATCGGACCACACCAGTGGTTAGAGCCAACAACTCAGAGCTCAGCTTCCTCATTCTGCTGTCACTCAAACTATGCTTCTTGTGCtccttgctttttattggtcaaccAAGGCTGTGGACGTGTCAATTGAGGCATGCAGCCTTTGGGATCAGCTTTGTGCTGTGTGTTTCTTGTATCCTGGTGAAGACCATGGTTGTTCTGGCGGTATTTAAGGCCTCCAAACCAGCTGGTGGCAGTAGTCTGAAGTGGTTTGGGGCAGTTCAACAGAGAGGGACTGTTGTATTTCTGACATTAATTCAAGCGGCAATATGCACAACCTGGCTTGTGTCTTCCTCACCAGCAcctcataaaaacacacaatatcACAATGACAGGATAGTAGTTGAGTGTGTAGTGGGGTCCACAGTAGGATTCGGAGTATTACTGGGCTACATTGGCTTACTGGCTATTCTCAGCTTCTTGCTTGCATTCTTGGCACGAAATCTACCAGATAACTTCAATGAGGCCAAGTTTATCACCTTCAGCATGCTAGTCTTTTGTGCTGTTTGGATAGCCTTTATCCCCGCTTATATCAACTCCCCTGGTAAATCTGCAGATGCTGTGGAGGTATTTGCCATTTTAGCTTCTAGTTTTGGGCTGTTAGGGGCCTTATTCGGACCAAAGTGTTTTATAATCCTGCTTAGACCTGAAAGAAACACTAAGAAAGCTATAATGGGACGAGGTGTCCCGAAATACTATAAACGATAGCCTTCTTTTGAATCAATTGATTATGTGAATGTTTGAAGGAAAATGTAGACTACTTTACCTGCATTCTatgaaacattttattttctccCCCAGTTAAAACAGTAACATAATAAAGTAATTATATGTCAAAATTATTCGTTGTGCTGATTTTACCAAAGAGTATTTTGTCACAAATGTAAACAATAGTTGTTGTGCCCTTGTGATAAGACGTATTATAAAGTATTTTAATGGCATTTCACAGTTATGTTAATGATCGGTCGGTATTAGGCAAATTATTAGGGAAGCCAAGAGATGTAATGATGATTTGATCATCCAGACCATTATTTTCCTTTGGATACCACCTCCACCTTGTGGACATAATATAGTATACCTAATATGAAAAATTCGGACTGAATCAATGGCTGACTGTAAAATACCACATACAAGCCATATTTTGGTCTATGTTGTGATATTTGTATCCTACTGCGGGAGACTCACATGACGATTTCTAACCCTCCATTGGAATGGCCTGGAATACGGTTCGTTTAATGTGCACGAAAAAAATTATCGATATATCATTCTTCTATTTTGTCATCTACAATGGGAGGTTAAAAAGCTCAAACGACGAATTAAGTTGACAAAGGGGTGGATCTTATGGCTTCTATAAAGTTAGGTTGCTTTGGGCAGAGCACTTGTTGAAATAGGCCATAGGGAGAGTGACGAGATGACGGCCTTCCTAGTCAGatacattgtatgtttatgCTTAGTGATGTTGCTCTCTCTATCGTTATGGCCTGCCTCGTCCCTTCTTTCTTCCTCTTGTCAGTTGCAGGAACCTTTTAGTCTTAATGGCATGTATAAACAGGGAGACATTGTGCTGGGGGGTCTATTTGAAACCCATTATACCTCTATCTTCCCCAAATCCTTTTTCACCTCCAAACCACAGCAGCCCATCTGCCAGGGGTGAGAATAAGTATATGTTGAACTGTTGTTGAAATTATTTCCGTCATGACAATATTAATAGATTGCTATGACTTTTtatgattataattataattatgctATTAGCTGTGCAGTATAATGTTGATCAAGATTATGGTTAATAGTCGGATATTGTTATTCTTTTATGAGTATTATGATAATGGTTGCTGGTAGTTTTGACATTCAAGGGTTCAGGCATTCCCAGACCATGCTGTTTGCAGTAGATGAGATCAACAGGAGCGACAGTCTTCTGCCCAACGTGACACTGGGATACAGACTGCATGATAACTGTGCCTCACTCGGAGTTGCCTTCCGAGCTGCCTTTTCATTGGCCAGTGGCAAGGAGGAGAAGTTTGACCAGGCCGCAAGCTGTAGAGGAACCCCTGTGGTAGGGATTGTGGGTGACTCCAGCTCCACAAATACTATTGCCATCTCCAGTGTTTTTGGTTTGTTCAAAATGCCCATGGTAAGTTTTCAACCTTCTCCATCTCACATTACTTTTTTGACATGCATTAATGTCATAAATATATCATTGTTTTATCAGTGGAGGGAACACCTTATGTATGCTCTGTATGTTTTCGCAGGTGAGTTACTTTGCCACATGTTCCTGTCTCAGTGACAGGCAACGATTCCCATCTTTTTTTAGAACTATCCCAAGTGATGCGTTTCAGGTGAACCTAAAGAGAGATGTTTTAgtcattattatttaattaaagatGATATTACATAGCTTTCCATAATTAAGACACACACTTACCGAATATTTAATGTTTACTTGAACCCAACCAGGTGCGAGCTATGCTCCAGATTCTGAAGCGGTTTGGCTGGACCTGGTTTGGCCTGCTGATCAGTGATGATGACTACGGTCTCAACGCCGCCCGTTCCTTCCAGTCAGAGCTGGCCCAGTCTGGTGAAGGCTGTCTGGATTATCTAGAGGTTTTGCCGTGGGGAAACGACCTCGGTGAACTTCAAAGGATCGTTGACATAATGAAGAAATCCACTTCCCGTGTGGTCATTGTTTTTGCACATGAGAATCACATGTTTAACCTCATGGGAGAGGTTAGGACACAATTATTTATGGACAGAAAAATATACCTTGCTTTGCTCTACCAACCACAATTAGAAACTATTCAATGATAATCGTCATAAAGAAATACTAATTAGTTGGTATTGTGCCATATTGCAGTTTAAAAAAATACCAAATGTTCAACAGTTGATCTTAAAACAACTGCAGTGTAATTATTTAAAGAATGGGTTAAATGTATACATAAAATGAACAAAAATGCATGCAATTTTAATATGAGCTAAAAGGATTAACAGCAATATTTactcaataaaatatgtgttgacACAATGCATAGTTAACACAAAGCTAAGAAGCttgcatgttttattcattCCAATCCGCAGGTGGTAAGGCAGAATGTTACAGGCCTACAGTGGATGGCCAGTGAAGCCTGGTCTACATCCATTGTACCTCAGACTCCCAGCTACATGCCTTTTCTTGCAGGCACTCTGGGCATTGCCATCCGCCGGGGAGAGATACCAGGACTGAGGGACTTTCTACTGACAATACGCCCTAACAATAAGACACTCAGCAGCAAGGACAATAACTTtgtgaatatatttttttcctcaaataatacaaataatcatGTCCCAATATGTTGTACTATTTTATGCAAAAAATTTAGATTAAAACACAATAGCCAAAAAAGAGATTTTTCTCATAAGAATTTTACCATAGGTTCTTCATTTTAGCATAttgattattatattttaaatgaacGGTTATGGTGTTAACTTTTATGTTCAGTTATTTTACCAAATACACTGGTAGATCAGTAGATTTAAGCATTGAGCAATGAGTAGCACTCTTCAGTCCCTCAAATAACTAAACATGTTTCTTAGGTGCAGCAGTTTTGGGAGGAGACGTTCCAGTGTAGATTCCCGCCTTCACCGCCCAAATGGATCGATGAAGGGGGGAGACTGTGCACAGGGCAGGAGAACCTGGCAACTGCAGAGACAGAGTTCCTGGATGTGTCAAACCTCAGGCCAGAATATAATGTGTACAAGGCGGTATATGCCATGGCTAATGCCCTCCATGACATGCTGAGGTGTGTTCCAGGAAGGGGACCTTTTGTCGGGCAAACCTGTGCCAGTTTACAGAGAATAGAGCCATGGCAGGTTTGGTGAAATTTTGTGTCTATGTAACAAACAGAGATTCCCCAACTTCAAGATAAATGCTTTACTCCTACTCATGTTATTATTGAGTGATATGATTTGAATAATAATCTagtaaatgaataaaaattaaTCAATGTATAACAATAATTACAATTGACATATTATAAAATTACAAAATGAATATTTGAGCTGACCTTTTTAAAATTCCAACCGTTGGTCCAAAAGTTATTATTTGTATCTTTATATTTCATAGTTCAACAATGTaatttatgatttattttttctcctcTACATTTCTAGCTAGTTTATTACTTGGATAGGATCAACTTTACCACACCTTTTGGGGATCAAGTGTCATTTGATGAGAATGGGGACGCTTTACCTATCTATGATGTAATGAACTGGCTTTGGCTCCCAGACGGTAGCACAGTAGTTCAGAATGTTGGAGTTGTCAAGGAGACCGCTGCCACAGGTGGAGAAACCACACTCAAAGAAGACATCATCTACTGGAATTTTGTGCCCAAAAAGGTCTGGTATGCCAAGCCAACTATTTTCTATCCAACAACTGTTGATCTAGTCAAGTTAAGAGCTTTCCAAATTAATTATTTGTAACCGTTTATATTTAATCTTCAGCCACCTCGATCAGTGTGTAGTGAGAGCTGTCCCCCAGGCACCCGCATGGCCAGGAGGAAGAATGAGCCTGACTGCTGCTTCGACTGCATCCCTTGTTCAGATGGAGAAATTAACAATAGGACAGGTTGGTGTACCATGTAACATCTAATAATGTAATTGATCCTATGGGTAAATTAAACCTTTCTCCAGTTACAattttaactttatttttcaCAGATTCGACAGAGTGCCTGAGTTGTCCAGAAGACTTCTGGTCAAGCCCTCAGCGTGACGTTTGTGTGCCAAAAATGATAGAGTTCCTCTCGTACAATGACCCCTTGGGCATATCCTTAACAACGGCCTCTTTGATAGGAACACTCAACTGTGCAATTGTGTTAGGAATCTTCACACATCATCGGACCACACCAGTGGTTAGGGCCAACAACTCAGAGCTCAGCTTCCTCATTCTGCTGTCACTCAAACTATGCTTCTTGTGCGCCTTGCTTTTCATTGGTCAACCAAGGCTCTGGACTTGTCAATTGAGGCATGCAGCCTTTGGGATCAGCTTTgttctgtgtgtctcttgtATCCTGGTGAAGACCATGGTTGTTCTGGCGGTATTCAAGTCCTCCAAACCAGCTGGCGGGAATAGTCTGAAGTGGTTTGGGGCAGTTCAACAGAGAGGGACTGTTGTATTTCTGACTTTAATCCAAGCAGCAATATGCACAACCTGGCTTGTGTCTTCCTCACCAGCTccgaatagaaacacacaataTCACAATGACAGGATAGTAGTTGAGTGTGTAGTGGGGTCCAGAGTAGGATTTGGAGTATTACTGGGCTATATTGGCTTACTGGCTATTCTCAGCTTCTTGCTTGCATTCTTGGCACGGAATCTACCAGATAACTTCAATGAGGCCAAGTTTATCACCTTCAGCATGCTAGTCTTTTGTGCTGTTTGGATAGCCTTTATCCCCGCTTATATTAACTCCCCTGGTAAATCTGCAGATGCTGTGGAGGTATTTGCCATTTTAGCTTCTAGTTTTGGGCTGTTAGGGGCCCTATTTGGACCAAAGTGTTTTATAATTCTGCTTAGACCtgagagaaacacaaagaagGCTATAATGGGACGGGGTGTCCCAAAAGAATAGAGCCAGCTTTAGATTCATTTAATTTTCGGTATAATCGATTGATTACGTGAATGTTTGTC
This genomic window contains:
- the LOC132474427 gene encoding extracellular calcium-sensing receptor-like, with protein sequence MTAFLVRYIVCLCLVMLLSLSLWPASSLLSSSCQLQEPFSLNGMYKQGDIVLGGLFETHYTSIFPKSFFTSKPQQPICQGFDIQGFRHSQTMLFAVDEINRSDSLLPNVTLGYRLHDNCASLGVAFRAAFSLASGKEEKFDQAASCRGTPVVGIVGDSSSTNTIAISSVFGLFKMPMVSYFATCSCLSDRQRFPSFFRTIPSDAFQVRAMLQILKRFGWTWFGLLISDDDYGLNAARSFQSELAQSGEGCLDYLEVLPWGNDLGELQRIVDIMKKSTSRVVIVFAHENHMFNLMGEVVRQNVTGLQWMASEAWSTSIVPQTPSYMPFLAGTLGIAIRRGEIPGLRDFLLTIRPNNKTLSSKDNNFVQQFWEETFQCRFPPSPPKWIDEGGRLCTGQENLATAETEFLDVSNLRPEYNVYKAVYAMANALHDMLRCVPGRGPFVGQTCASLQRIEPWQLVYYLDRINFTTPFGDQVSFDENGDALPIYDVMNWLWLPDGSTVVQNVGVVKETAATGGETTLKEDIIYWNFVPKKPPRSVCSESCPPGTRMARRKNEPDCCFDCIPCSDGEINNRTDSTECLSCPEDFWSSPQRDVCVPKMIEFLSYNDPLGISLTTASLIGTLNCAIVLGIFTHHRTTPVVRANNSELSFLILLSLKLCFLCALLFIGQPRLWTCQLRHAAFGISFVLCVSCILVKTMVVLAVFKSSKPAGGNSLKWFGAVQQRGTVVFLTLIQAAICTTWLVSSSPAPNRNTQYHNDRIVVECVVGSRVGFGVLLGYIGLLAILSFLLAFLARNLPDNFNEAKFITFSMLVFCAVWIAFIPAYINSPGKSADAVEVFAILASSFGLLGALFGPKCFIILLRPERNTKKAIMGRGVPKE
- the LOC132474426 gene encoding extracellular calcium-sensing receptor-like, which produces MTALLVRYIVCLCLVMLLSLSLCPVSSVYSSSCQLQEPFSLNGMYKQGDIVLGGLFETHYTSIFPKSFFTSKPQQPICQGFDIQGFRYSQTMLFAIDEINRSDSLLPNVTLGYRLHDNCASLGVAFRAAFSLASGKEVMFDQAASCRGTYPVVGIVGDSMSTNTIAISSVLGLFKMPMVSYFATCSCLSDRQRFPSFFRTIPSDAFQVRAMLQILKRFGWTWIGLLVSDDDYGLNVARSFQSELSQSGEGCLAYLEVLPWGNNPGELQRIVGIMKKSTSRVVIVFAHENHMLNLLGEVVRQNVTGLQWMASEAWTATTVLQIPSYMPFLAGTLGIAIRRGEIPGLRDFLLRIRPDNDTLSSKDNNIVQQFWEETFQCRFPPSPPKWTDEGGRLCTGQENLATVKTEFLDVSNLRPEYNVYKAVYAMAHALHDMLKCVPGSGPFVGQTCASLQRLEPWQLVYYLDRINFTTPFGDQVSFDENGDALPIYDVMNWLWLPDGSTFVQNVGVVKETAAKGGETTLKEDIIFWNFVPKKPPRSVCSESCPPGTRMARRKNEPDCCFDCIPCSEGEISNMTDSTECLSCPEDFWSSPQRDVCVPKIIEFLSYDDPLGMSLTTASLIGTLNCAIVLGIFTHHRTTPVVRANNSELSFLILLSLKLCFLCSLLFIGQPRLWTCQLRHAAFGISFVLCVSCILVKTMVVLAVFKASKPAGGSSLKWFGAVQQRGTVVFLTLIQAAICTTWLVSSSPAPHKNTQYHNDRIVVECVVGSTVGFGVLLGYIGLLAILSFLLAFLARNLPDNFNEAKFITFSMLVFCAVWIAFIPAYINSPGKSADAVEVFAILASSFGLLGALFGPKCFIILLRPERNTKKAIMGRGVPKYYKR